From a region of the Erinaceus europaeus chromosome 14, mEriEur2.1, whole genome shotgun sequence genome:
- the TCEA2 gene encoding transcription elongation factor A protein 2 isoform X1, whose protein sequence is MMGKEEEIARIARRLDKMVTKKSAVRGAGLRDPGTPAPPSPAGRPPEAAGPARPARDSRGAGRPRRCRDPCPGRPRCPPHPRQRPGPGATALDSDPNRQLPPPCTPRPPPPPGFQTQEGAMDLLRELKAMPVTLHLLQSTRVGMSVNALRKQSSDEEVITLAKSLIKSWKKLLDASDAKARERRRGGPLPTSSKETPDIKDPSRKRPEPPRVPPTPRITTFPPVPVTCDAVRTKCREMLTAALQTDDDHVAASADCGHLSAQIEECIFRDVGNTDMKYKNRVRSRISNLKDAKNPGLRRNVLCGAITPQQIAVMTSEEMASDELKEIRKAMTKEAIREHQMARTGGTQTDLFTCGKCRKKNCTYTQVQTRSSDEPMTTFVVCNECGNRWKVGG, encoded by the exons ATGATGGGCAAGGAGGAGGAGATTGCGCGGATTGCCCGAAGACTGGACAAGATGGTGACCAAGAAGAGCGCGGTGAGGGGCGCGGGCCTCCGGGACCCCGGGACCCCCGCCCCGCCGAGCCCGGCGGGGAGGCCGCCCGAGGCAGCAGGACCCGCCCGCCCCGCCAGAGACTCCCGGGGCGCGGGGAGACCCCGCCGGTGCCGGGACCCCTGCCCTGGCCGGCCCCGCTGCCCCCCGCACCCGCGGCAGAGGCCCGGCCCGGGAGCCACCGCTCTGGACTCGGACCCCAACCGCCAGCTGCCACCTCCCtgcaccccccgccccccgccgcccCCAGGCTTCCAGACACAG GAGGGGGCCATGGACCTGCTGCGGGAGCTGAAGGCCATGCCTGTTACGCTgcacctgctgcag TCCACCCGCGTGGGCATGTCTGTCAACGCCCTGCGGAAGCAGAGTTCGGATGAGGAGGTCATCACCTTGGCCAAGTCGCTCATCAAGTCCTGGAAGAAGCTTCTGG ATGCTTCTGATGCCAAAGCCAGGGAGCGCAGGAGGGGCGGGCCTTTGCCCACATCTTCCAAGGAGACACCTGACATCAAGGACCCCAG CCGCAAGAGGCCAGAGCCACCCCGGGTGCCACCCACCCCCAGGATCACCACATTCCCGCCGGTGCCAGTCACCTGCGATGCGGTGCGCACCAAGTGCCGGGAGATGCTGACAGCCGCGCTGCAGACAGACG ATGACCACGTGGCTGCCAGTGCGGACTGCGGGCACCTGTCGGCCCAGATCGAGGAAT GCATCTTCCGGGACGTGGGCAACACAGATATGAAGTACAAGAACCGCGTGCGGAGCCGCATCTCCAACTTGAAGGATGCTAAGAACCCCGGGCTACGCCGTAACGTGCTGTGTGGGGCTATCACCCCACAGCAGATAGCCGTGATGACCTCAGAG GAGATGGCCAGTGATGAGCTGAAGGAGATCCGCAAGGCCATGACCAAGGAGGCCATTCGCGAGCACCAAATGGCCCGCACGGGTGGCACGCAGACTGACCTGTTCACCTGTGGGAAGTGCCGCAAGAAGAACTGCACCTACACGCAG GTGCAGACCCGGAGCTCTGATGAGCCCATGACCACTTTTGTTGTCTGCAATGAGTGTGGAAACCGCTGgaaggtgggtgggtga
- the TCEA2 gene encoding transcription elongation factor A protein 2 isoform X2, with the protein MMGKEEEIARIARRLDKMVTKKSAVRGAGLRDPGTPAPPSPAGRPPEAAGPARPARDSRGAGRPRRCRDPCPGRPRCPPHPRQRPGPGATALDSDPNRQLPPPCTPRPPPPPGFQTQEGAMDLLRELKAMPVTLHLLQSTRVGMSVNALRKQSSDEEVITLAKSLIKSWKKLLDASDAKARERRRGGPLPTSSKETPDIKDPSRKRPEPPRVPPTPRITTFPPVPVTCDAVRTKCREMLTAALQTDDDHVAASADCGHLSAQIEECIFRDVGNTDMKYKNRVRSRISNLKDAKNPGLRRNVLCGAITPQQIAVMTSEEMASDELKEIRKAMTKEAIREHQMARTGGTQTDLFTCGKCRKKNCTYTQVQTRSSDEPMTTFVVCNECGNRWKFC; encoded by the exons ATGATGGGCAAGGAGGAGGAGATTGCGCGGATTGCCCGAAGACTGGACAAGATGGTGACCAAGAAGAGCGCGGTGAGGGGCGCGGGCCTCCGGGACCCCGGGACCCCCGCCCCGCCGAGCCCGGCGGGGAGGCCGCCCGAGGCAGCAGGACCCGCCCGCCCCGCCAGAGACTCCCGGGGCGCGGGGAGACCCCGCCGGTGCCGGGACCCCTGCCCTGGCCGGCCCCGCTGCCCCCCGCACCCGCGGCAGAGGCCCGGCCCGGGAGCCACCGCTCTGGACTCGGACCCCAACCGCCAGCTGCCACCTCCCtgcaccccccgccccccgccgcccCCAGGCTTCCAGACACAG GAGGGGGCCATGGACCTGCTGCGGGAGCTGAAGGCCATGCCTGTTACGCTgcacctgctgcag TCCACCCGCGTGGGCATGTCTGTCAACGCCCTGCGGAAGCAGAGTTCGGATGAGGAGGTCATCACCTTGGCCAAGTCGCTCATCAAGTCCTGGAAGAAGCTTCTGG ATGCTTCTGATGCCAAAGCCAGGGAGCGCAGGAGGGGCGGGCCTTTGCCCACATCTTCCAAGGAGACACCTGACATCAAGGACCCCAG CCGCAAGAGGCCAGAGCCACCCCGGGTGCCACCCACCCCCAGGATCACCACATTCCCGCCGGTGCCAGTCACCTGCGATGCGGTGCGCACCAAGTGCCGGGAGATGCTGACAGCCGCGCTGCAGACAGACG ATGACCACGTGGCTGCCAGTGCGGACTGCGGGCACCTGTCGGCCCAGATCGAGGAAT GCATCTTCCGGGACGTGGGCAACACAGATATGAAGTACAAGAACCGCGTGCGGAGCCGCATCTCCAACTTGAAGGATGCTAAGAACCCCGGGCTACGCCGTAACGTGCTGTGTGGGGCTATCACCCCACAGCAGATAGCCGTGATGACCTCAGAG GAGATGGCCAGTGATGAGCTGAAGGAGATCCGCAAGGCCATGACCAAGGAGGCCATTCGCGAGCACCAAATGGCCCGCACGGGTGGCACGCAGACTGACCTGTTCACCTGTGGGAAGTGCCGCAAGAAGAACTGCACCTACACGCAG GTGCAGACCCGGAGCTCTGATGAGCCCATGACCACTTTTGTTGTCTGCAATGAGTGTGGAAACCGCTGgaag TTCTGCTGA
- the TCEA2 gene encoding transcription elongation factor A protein 2 isoform X3, with protein MMGKEEEIARIARRLDKMVTKKSAEGAMDLLRELKAMPVTLHLLQSTRVGMSVNALRKQSSDEEVITLAKSLIKSWKKLLDASDAKARERRRGGPLPTSSKETPDIKDPSRKRPEPPRVPPTPRITTFPPVPVTCDAVRTKCREMLTAALQTDDDHVAASADCGHLSAQIEECIFRDVGNTDMKYKNRVRSRISNLKDAKNPGLRRNVLCGAITPQQIAVMTSEEMASDELKEIRKAMTKEAIREHQMARTGGTQTDLFTCGKCRKKNCTYTQVQTRSSDEPMTTFVVCNECGNRWKVGG; from the exons ATGATGGGCAAGGAGGAGGAGATTGCGCGGATTGCCCGAAGACTGGACAAGATGGTGACCAAGAAGAGCGCG GAGGGGGCCATGGACCTGCTGCGGGAGCTGAAGGCCATGCCTGTTACGCTgcacctgctgcag TCCACCCGCGTGGGCATGTCTGTCAACGCCCTGCGGAAGCAGAGTTCGGATGAGGAGGTCATCACCTTGGCCAAGTCGCTCATCAAGTCCTGGAAGAAGCTTCTGG ATGCTTCTGATGCCAAAGCCAGGGAGCGCAGGAGGGGCGGGCCTTTGCCCACATCTTCCAAGGAGACACCTGACATCAAGGACCCCAG CCGCAAGAGGCCAGAGCCACCCCGGGTGCCACCCACCCCCAGGATCACCACATTCCCGCCGGTGCCAGTCACCTGCGATGCGGTGCGCACCAAGTGCCGGGAGATGCTGACAGCCGCGCTGCAGACAGACG ATGACCACGTGGCTGCCAGTGCGGACTGCGGGCACCTGTCGGCCCAGATCGAGGAAT GCATCTTCCGGGACGTGGGCAACACAGATATGAAGTACAAGAACCGCGTGCGGAGCCGCATCTCCAACTTGAAGGATGCTAAGAACCCCGGGCTACGCCGTAACGTGCTGTGTGGGGCTATCACCCCACAGCAGATAGCCGTGATGACCTCAGAG GAGATGGCCAGTGATGAGCTGAAGGAGATCCGCAAGGCCATGACCAAGGAGGCCATTCGCGAGCACCAAATGGCCCGCACGGGTGGCACGCAGACTGACCTGTTCACCTGTGGGAAGTGCCGCAAGAAGAACTGCACCTACACGCAG GTGCAGACCCGGAGCTCTGATGAGCCCATGACCACTTTTGTTGTCTGCAATGAGTGTGGAAACCGCTGgaaggtgggtgggtga
- the TCEA2 gene encoding transcription elongation factor A protein 2 isoform X4, translating to MDLLRELKAMPVTLHLLQSTRVGMSVNALRKQSSDEEVITLAKSLIKSWKKLLDASDAKARERRRGGPLPTSSKETPDIKDPSRKRPEPPRVPPTPRITTFPPVPVTCDAVRTKCREMLTAALQTDDDHVAASADCGHLSAQIEECIFRDVGNTDMKYKNRVRSRISNLKDAKNPGLRRNVLCGAITPQQIAVMTSEEMASDELKEIRKAMTKEAIREHQMARTGGTQTDLFTCGKCRKKNCTYTQVQTRSSDEPMTTFVVCNECGNRWKVGG from the exons ATGGACCTGCTGCGGGAGCTGAAGGCCATGCCTGTTACGCTgcacctgctgcag TCCACCCGCGTGGGCATGTCTGTCAACGCCCTGCGGAAGCAGAGTTCGGATGAGGAGGTCATCACCTTGGCCAAGTCGCTCATCAAGTCCTGGAAGAAGCTTCTGG ATGCTTCTGATGCCAAAGCCAGGGAGCGCAGGAGGGGCGGGCCTTTGCCCACATCTTCCAAGGAGACACCTGACATCAAGGACCCCAG CCGCAAGAGGCCAGAGCCACCCCGGGTGCCACCCACCCCCAGGATCACCACATTCCCGCCGGTGCCAGTCACCTGCGATGCGGTGCGCACCAAGTGCCGGGAGATGCTGACAGCCGCGCTGCAGACAGACG ATGACCACGTGGCTGCCAGTGCGGACTGCGGGCACCTGTCGGCCCAGATCGAGGAAT GCATCTTCCGGGACGTGGGCAACACAGATATGAAGTACAAGAACCGCGTGCGGAGCCGCATCTCCAACTTGAAGGATGCTAAGAACCCCGGGCTACGCCGTAACGTGCTGTGTGGGGCTATCACCCCACAGCAGATAGCCGTGATGACCTCAGAG GAGATGGCCAGTGATGAGCTGAAGGAGATCCGCAAGGCCATGACCAAGGAGGCCATTCGCGAGCACCAAATGGCCCGCACGGGTGGCACGCAGACTGACCTGTTCACCTGTGGGAAGTGCCGCAAGAAGAACTGCACCTACACGCAG GTGCAGACCCGGAGCTCTGATGAGCCCATGACCACTTTTGTTGTCTGCAATGAGTGTGGAAACCGCTGgaaggtgggtgggtga